The Thermococcus celericrescens DNA segment CGAGCTTGTCGAGGACGTTCCTGTTTATCCTGAGTCCCCTGAGCCTCTCGATGAAGAGGAGGCTTATGAGGTGGTCCTGAACGGTGAGCTTTTCAGCGGGCTTCCACTCGGGATCCCTGTGGTGCGGCCTGGTGCCCTTGGCGTAGTGCAGGAGGTTGTTGAGGACCCCCTCGCTTATCCAGCCTATCTCGTAGTAGAACTCAAGGACGCGCTCGAGGTTCTGGATGCCGACCCTGTCGATGAGGAACCCGAGCCACTTGAGTGCAATCATTGTGGAGACGATGTCATCGGGCAGCTTCTCCAGCCTGGCCTTCCTCGGCTCCTCCTCAAAGAGCAGGCTTGCGATGTCCTCCGGAATCTGGAACTTCTCAGCCATCTTAACACCACCTTCCTCCTTTTCAACAGATTCTTCCTCAATTTCAACCTCGTGAGCAGGAACCTCTTCAGGGGCTTCAACCTCTTCGGTCTCCACCGCCTCAGGGGCGGCCTCTTCAATACCTTCCTCGTGAGCCTCCTCTGGGAGTTCCTCAATCGGGGCCTCTTCGACCTCGATGGTCTCGACTCCCTCCTCGGGGAGTTCCTCGATTTCTTCCTCAACGGTGACCTCGGGAACCTCTTCCACCGGTGCCTCCTCCGCCTCTTCCTCGGGCGGCACTTCAAGGATGGCCTCCTCGGCGGCGGTTT contains these protein-coding regions:
- a CDS encoding FlaD/FlaE family flagellar protein is translated as TAAEEAILEVPPEEEAEEAPVEEVPEVTVEEEIEELPEEGVETIEVEEAPIEELPEEAHEEGIEEAAPEAVETEEVEAPEEVPAHEVEIEEESVEKEEGGVKMAEKFQIPEDIASLLFEEEPRKARLEKLPDDIVSTMIALKWLGFLIDRVGIQNLERVLEFYYEIGWISEGVLNNLLHYAKGTRPHHRDPEWKPAEKLTVQDHLISLLFIERLRGLRINRNVLDKLEREIKMLEKTLDEFYGI